The Arvicanthis niloticus isolate mArvNil1 chromosome 21, mArvNil1.pat.X, whole genome shotgun sequence genome includes the window CTACCTTCTGGTAGCGATAGCGCCCACTGCCTGCCCGCAGATAGGTGAAGATGTTGTAGCGGCCAATACCGTCACCAAAGCGGTCAAAACGGACCTCGTCATCCGTATCTGCTGGGCGGAAGGGGGCTGGAATAGAGAAGGAAAGACTGGTGAGGTCCTCTGATGTGACCTCCACCTTCACCCTCAGAAGGAACCTGGACCCCAGAGCTAAGGCTACCTCACTGCAAAACTGAAGCCCATCTTATTTTAACCccagctacattttctttttgacatttatttttattttatgtgcattggtgttttgcctgtacgtATGTCTGcgggagggtgtcagatcttgtaGTTAAGTTACagagatgtgagctgccatgtggatggatgctgggatttaaacctgggtctgctggaagagcagtcggtgctcttaatcactgagccatctctccaggccccaccccacccccaagctacTTTTCTAAAAGACAGTTTATAACACACTACAAACCCTAGACTTCAGCATCAAACGCAGCGTCACCCATTTTAAGCCCCAATCCTGTTATGGCTTGCAATCTTAGACCTTAGTCTTCAAACTCTAACTGTATCACAAcataccctaaccctaaccctaaccctaaccctaaccctaaccctaaccctaaccctaaccctaaccctaaccctaaccctactcTCTCCTAAAAACTTAACAGAGATTCCAAAGTTAAACTCGGCCTCTAGCTGCAACACTATACCAACCTCAGTCCCCGTCAGTCCTAACTGGTCCATTGCAAACCGAATCCCAACCTTAGTGGCCACCTGAAACCAGAGCCTTCCACAGGATGGCTACTGCCACTCTCTGTCCCCTAACCCTCTGTTACCCAGCCAGGCTCCCAGTGAGACGCTGAGGATCTTAGAAGTGAGCAGTGCTGTCTGGATTCGAATTCCCATCCACCCAGCACCTATTTCTTCTTCCTAGATTCCACATTTTCACGATCTATCTCTACCCAACCAAGCCTAGCAAGTTGAGAATGGCTTTTCTCTCACATCAACTACATGAAAGCCCAGACGATATCCCTAACACTCTAACCCAATCATAGCTCTGGGTGTTTATCTTAGTGGAATTAGGTTCAACACAGGTTCCACAGGAACAGGGCTAgctaaccacacacacacacacacacacacacacacacacacacacacacacacacatttttttttgagagtcttactctgtagcccaggttagtcttGAGTTCAACAGTCATccccctagtgctgggattaggcatcaaacatttcttttaaacattcaGTTATGGGCTGGTAAGATGGGTCAAAcaagtaaaggtgtttgctgtcaagcctgatgacccaagttggATTTCTGGGATAATGAATGATTAATTAAAGCAACGGGAAGCTAAGTAAAAGTTATTTGGAAATTCTATGCCATTTCTATTCTATGCCATAGATAAGAGAGCAGCAGCCTCAGACTTTGGTACCTATGCGGGTCCTAGAAGCCGCCTCCACCACCAGGATGCTAAGGACAACTGTCCTCTTGGGCTAAGTCTCGCCCTGTGATTCTACACTCTGTCAGCCCTGTCAGCTTCTCCCACTGCACCCTCAAAGATTCTCCCCGAAGCCAAGCACAGTGGTTCTGGGTCTGTTGCTCTTCTTAACGATACTTTAATTTTTGCTTCTGAAAACACTTAGCTACTTTGGGTAGAAAAATCAAGATGAGGACCAATATGGCAGTGCACAATATAGTTCCAGCacgcaggaggctgaggcaggagaattgctatgAGTTTggagctatcctgggctacatagcatgaCCTAAacaggttttgaaaaatcaagaTTAGTAATAGAAGTCTCACCTAAATAGAGGAAATTTTCCCTATGGTTCACCCTCAATCTACCCTGATTGGGACTCTCATTCTGCCTGTGAAATGCTTGGGTTCCTCTAGCCGATAAAGAGCCCAGAACTAGAAGGTAATGTCCAAGCAGTAGACAGAGTTCCTAGAGTCAGGGCCAGTCCAGATTCCACTTTCTGAAAGATTCTCAGAATGTGGAACCTCAGCCCTGACTCCAGCTGGGGTCCTCTGCTGTGGTCCCTTTGTCCTAATTGACACAGCCCCTGACTATGTCCTTGTGCTCCACCCTGTTTTCTTAGCAAAATAATGGAATCCAAAGGCCTGCAGGCTAACGGACACTGGCCAGGACTATTACCATCAAACTTGACATTGAGCACGAAGTCTTTGTAGAGGCGACGCCCATTGACAGGTCTCATGGCATCACAGAGGCCGGTGGTGTTGGGACAGAGAGCACGGTGCATGTTGTGCAGAGCATGGGCCATGGCATATACGGCATTGACCACGAACATGATCTTTGACTCCTGTTCAAAGGGCACGGCCTTCAGAGAGTGGGCGGCACAGTCTCGCTGCCGGAAACTGCAACGGAACCTCTCCTCCCAGAACTCACGGAACCAAGGGTTCCTGCTGTTGTTCCAGGGATCCAAGCTCTGGAAGTAGGAGGCAAAGTCACTGATGGGGTAGGAGGCCAGCTCAATGGTGATGGCGCCCTCGGCAGCCCTTTCACTGCCTGCCACCACACTCTCCAGAGCCCCCCAGCCATCGCTGGCCACCCAGGTGAAGCTGGCATTGAGGCGCTGGGTGGCTGCGAGCAGCTCACGGGCATCCTCGGACCGGGTGAAGAGCACAGCCACACGGGCGCTGGGCTTTTGCAACAGGGCTCGCACTACGCCCTCGAAGGCTGCGCGGCTCATGGCACGGCCCACCTTCTCAGAAGTGGCCACACAGATGTTGCGTGCCCGAGCTTCGAGCTCGAAGGCCTCAATGCCTGTCTCACCATAGTCACCCTCAGATGCCACCGTAGACACATATGTCCAGTTGAAAAAGCGGAGAATCTCAGCCATGGCCTTGGCTTGGAAGAAGTCTGGGGGCACAGTACGAGCAAAGTAATCATAACGGGACTTGTCACTCAGCTTGGCACTGGTGGAGGCATAGCTGATCTGTGGGATCTGGAACAGCCGCAGGAGATTGGCCACCTGGGCAAGGGTAGGGAGCAGAAAGGTCAGAGACCTGGTGAAGCAAGCATTAAAGGCAGGTGCATGCATCCCCCACACCTATGGAACTTGGGGACCACAGGTCAATTCTGAGAGGTCTCTATAAAAAGCCCTAGTCTGAACTTGATGTGTCTTCTAGCTGGAGATAGAGGGTTTCTCTCTTCCCCTAAGGATGGAGGGGGAGAACACCCAGAACCATATGCTACACCCAAACCAGATGCAGGGCAAGGGGAACAGAATGGCCTGGGGTGGAGAGAGAATAGCACTTGGCTGCACCAGGATAGACAGTAGGAGTCATCTGGGGATACTCAAAGatgccaatctctctctctctctctctctctctctctctctctctctctctctctctctctctctctctctgctacagGTAGTCCTTTAGTAACAATTCTCATGGGAAGTTGGACAAAAGTTACTCCAGGAAGAAACGTGAAGCCCAAGTTGGTCCCCACTGGATGGCTGAGCCTAAAATGAACAAGGTTCCCTACCCTACCACTGACTGGCTAACACGTCATTCCTTAACCTTTGATCCCTAAAGTCACTAGAATGGGGTTCATCTGAGAGCCCCAGATGGTGAGTAAACAAAAGCACAGGTTCTTCAGAAGAGGGCTAAGACCCTGTGACTGGGACATAGGTTCTCCGATGGTTTAAAGTTTAAATGTCTGCCTCCTCACAcgttttcttcctctgtgtcccTCTAATAAAAATCTCCCTGTGCTGTGGGGTTTCACATTTGAATCACAAGCTACTGAACAGTTAAAAGCAGTCTAGGTGGCGGCATCAGTGTCTAGCATGTGGGAGCTGACAGAGATACACGCAAGGGCTGGAATGGGGGGGAAACATTAACAGACCAGCGTAATCTAGGGACTAAGGGTCAGGCCTCTGCTGACCAGGGTAGGAGGGGGGAAAAGAAGCAGCATTTACTCTCAAGGGTGGTCCAGCTAGAGAAAGAGGTGTCCTGAGATAGCAAGGTGACTATGCTTctagagacacacacatggggccctaggggaaactgtgaaagGGGGTTTCTGATAAAGTACTTCAGAGTCCTCTGAAGACAGCCAGAGGAGGCTACCCACCCATCCTTGtcaaagccagggctacagatACAGGTGCTGGCCTAGCCACACCCATCCCAGAAGCTACTTAACCACCTCTAGCAGTTGGGAttagcaagaaaataatttaattcccACCTACACCCCATGGCTCTTGGTTTGGCTTCCTCTCTCCTAAACCATCAACCCAGGTCAGGGTCTAAGTCCCACTTCAGAGGCAGTGACCTCTACCAGTCTCCTAAGGAAACCAAGGTTCTCACCGAGGCCCCCAGATAGACCCCAGCCCTGATTCCAGTTCTGCCCTGATCTCTCCGCACCTACACTAGACACAGACAGGAGAGGATAAGGGTGAGAGGAGACCCAGACAGGAAGGGGAAAGATCCCACCTAGGCCAAAGCAGCCAAGTGAGTCTAGAGAGTAGAGTCAGCTAGATCCATAGCCGGAGCCTAGCAGGGCGCCCTCTGCTGACCCCTTGTGGAAAAACAAGTGATAGCGGTGGTGTCCCTAGCCTTCCCCTTCCTTCAAATTCTGCATCACCTGAAGATCTTAGGGTACCCATCTATGCGctccccaacttctcttcctcctgtatCCTCTGCCTTGTTTCTTTGGCTGCTCCTGGCTTCTCTTTGTCTACTTTGTGAAATCCAGACAGAAATGGTCTGACTAGGTTGAGAGCCCCGATTTCCTACTCCTGCTTTGCCACCACATTGATTTATGACCTGCTTCCCTTGGAAGCTGTTTCCTTGTCCATAAAATGGGTTAATACTGACAGCAGCTCATCCCGACTATGCCCTTATGACCTGCCAGGCTCTTTGATACATGCTCATCCTCTCATTAAATTTCTACTGGGAACCTAAAAGTAGAAAGTATTATTAATCCGATTTTATTAAAAAGGAAGCTGagacatagaaaaaaaagaaaaaaagaaaaaacctgtcCAGAGTCATGCAGTTAGTATGACAGGAGCCAGGGTTCAGTCCTGAAGGCTGATTTCAGAGGCTGTATCATAAGCCTTTTGGGACATTGAAtatcaggggtgtgtgtgtgtgtgtgtgtgtgtgtgtgtgtgtgtgtgtgtgtgtgtaacatgatggttctgttttctctcctttctccacaaaAGAAGTTTCTCTTGCACATTTTCTAGAAACCAACCCTATTATATGGCCAGGGAACTTTCTTGCTGTCTTGTAAGAAACTACTGAAAGAAAGATGCATGGTGCTTTTTGATGCACTGGTCCAGGAAGTCCCTGCTCATCAGCAATGCTGGTTCATCCTTCCCAGCCCCCCCTTCCTAATGCCGGTTTGGGTGATTTCCACATACCTGGATGGAGACATCACTGTAAGAGCCACCAATGACACCGGTGATAGCTGTAGGAGCATCACTGTGGGTAGCATAGGAGCCATCAGGACAGATGTGGCGTGAGCCATCAGCGCCACGACTGAGTGAGGCACGCACAAAGTCCAGCGCCTGCTCCAGGGCGTGTGTATCCTTGGAGCAGCTGTCGAGGATGTGTGCACCCAAGCGCACACCAGGCAGCAGGTGGGGGTCGCGGTTGATGCGGTCCAGTGCAAAAAGCATGGCCTCTAGGCGCTGTATGCCACGGTGCTCATTAACAGGTCCACACTCCTCTGCTGGGCCACCCTTCTGGTGCACTGGGAACAGCCCACCCAGCACCAGGTCCCCCTCCAGGGTCAGCACCTTCTTGGCCGGGCCCTCAGCCACAGCAccccacagcagcagcagtgccAGAAACCCAAGCAGTGATTCCATGGCCCCAAAAGGGATGGCTAGGTCCAGCAGACCAGGGTCTTCAAGGGGTGAGGACAGAAGcagcaaaggcagagagagaaggaaacaggggCCAGGaaaggacagacaggaagagagatgagaagggggCCAGCTCctgcagagagatagagagatagacaaaCAGGGAAGAGAGAGTAGAACCAGAGAGTGGCTGCTCTCTTTGATTTCCAGCTTCCCCTCTGACTCTGTACCTACCTCCCCACATCCCcttcccagctactcaggagtcATGAGGAGGGTGATTTCACTAACTGGGCTGAGAAGCTCCTGGGCTATCCCCTAGTGGTTTGTATCTTGGCTTTGCCCTAATCTTGCCTAAAGATGGGGTCTGGGCCCCTATGAAACTCAGCAGAAGACagggagggtgggagtggggaccCAGGCAGAGGGTAGGGGTTCTAGCCATTGCCAAATCCTACATAAACCAAAGGGCCTACACAAACTTCCTAGGAGACCAATACTATAGTAGCTGAGGCCATAGCAATTACACACTCAGGAGTCTGGCTCCCATCCTGAGCCTTGGATTCCCAGAGTGGGGGCATTGGAAGACCCACCACAGAGA containing:
- the Grm2 gene encoding metabotropic glutamate receptor 2, which translates into the protein MESLLGFLALLLLWGAVAEGPAKKVLTLEGDLVLGGLFPVHQKGGPAEECGPVNEHRGIQRLEAMLFALDRINRDPHLLPGVRLGAHILDSCSKDTHALEQALDFVRASLSRGADGSRHICPDGSYATHSDAPTAITGVIGGSYSDVSIQVANLLRLFQIPQISYASTSAKLSDKSRYDYFARTVPPDFFQAKAMAEILRFFNWTYVSTVASEGDYGETGIEAFELEARARNICVATSEKVGRAMSRAAFEGVVRALLQKPSARVAVLFTRSEDARELLAATQRLNASFTWVASDGWGALESVVAGSERAAEGAITIELASYPISDFASYFQSLDPWNNSRNPWFREFWEERFRCSFRQRDCAAHSLKAVPFEQESKIMFVVNAVYAMAHALHNMHRALCPNTTGLCDAMRPVNGRRLYKDFVLNVKFDAPFRPADTDDEVRFDRFGDGIGRYNIFTYLRAGSGRYRYQKVGYWAEGLTLDTSIIPWASPSAGPLPASRCSEPCLQNEVKSVQPGEVCCWLCIPCQPYEYRLDEFTCADCGLGYWPNASLTGCFELPQEYIRWGDAWAVGPVTIACLGALATLFVLGVFVRHNATPVVKASGRELCYILLGGVFLCYCMTFIFIAKPSTAVCTLRRLGLGTAFSVCYSALLTKTNRIARIFGGAREGAQRPRFISPASQVAICLALISGQLLIVAAWLVVEAPGIGKETAPERREVVTLRCNHRDASMLGSLAYNVLLIALCTLYAFKTRKCPENFNEAKFIGFTMYTTCIIWLAFLPIFYVTSSDYRVQTTTMCVSVSLSGSVVLGCLFAPKLHIILFQPQKNVVSHRAPTSRFGSAAPRASANLGQGSGSQFVPTVCNGREVVDSTTSSL